The following coding sequences lie in one Haematobia irritans isolate KBUSLIRL chromosome 3, ASM5000362v1, whole genome shotgun sequence genomic window:
- the LOC142232144 gene encoding venom allergen-1-like, with translation MQSFSVFLFSASLLVIGVYGQTDYCSPDLCRNGYSHIACRHNGAFEPSCPSDATMINIDDKLKKVIVKAHNTKRNLIAGGGHPNHEPACRMATMKWDDELAKIAALNVRQCKMAHDKCRNTKTFQYSGQNLAWMGFMGSANDVDMLNKAVNMWYEEVKDSKMQYIKKYPKSYSGPAIGHFTVMVADRNVRVGCAASTYSVPGQPYKGYLVACNYATTNMMDHPIYASCPKAASGCKTGTNKNFPNLCSAKEQYSVNKWY, from the exons ATGCAAAGCTTCTCTGTATTCTTGTTCTCAGCCTCGTTGTTGGTCATTGGAGTTTATGGTCAAACCGACTATTGCTCACCCGATTTGTGTAGAAATGGCTATAGCCATATTGCCTGTCGTCACAATGGT GCTTTCGAACCATCTTGTCCTTCCGATGCTACTATGATCAATATTGATGACAAGCTCAAGAAGGTTATCGTCAAGGCTCATAACACCAAACGTAATTTGATTGCTGGAGGAGGCCATCCCAATCATGAACCTGCCTGTCGTATGGCCACCATGAAATGGGACGATGAATTGGCTAAAATTGCTGCCCTTAATGTTCGTCAATGTAAAATGGCCCACGATAAATGTCGCAACACCAAAACCTTCCAATATTCCGGTCAGAATTTGGCTTGGATGGGCTTCATGGGTAGTGCAAATGATGTTGATATGTTGAATAAGGCTGTGAATATGTGGTACGAAGAAGTCAAGGATAGCAAAATGCAATACATCAAGAAATACCCCAAGAGCTATAGTGGACC AGCAATTGGACATTTCACTGTCATGGTCGCTGATCGCAATGTTCGTGTTGGTTGTGCTGCTTCCACTTATTCCGTACCCGGTCAACCCTACAAGGGCTATTTGGTTGCTTGTAACTACGCCACCACCAACATGATGGACCATCCCATCTATGCTTCATGCCCTAAGGCTGCCTCTGGCTGTAAAACTGGCACCAATAAGAACTTCCCTAACTTGTGCTCCGCTAAAGAGCAATATTCCGTCAACAAATGGTACTAG
- the LOC142232145 gene encoding venom allergen-1-like, with amino-acid sequence MRSFSVFLFSASLLVIGVYGQTDYCSPDLCRNGYSHIACRHNGAFEPSCPSDATMINIDDKLKKVIVKAHNTKRNLIAGGGHPNHEPACRMATMKWDDELAKIAALNVRQCKMAHDKCRNTKTFQYSGQNLAWMGFMGSANDVDMLNKAVNMWYEEVKDSKMQYIKKYPKSYSGPAIGHFTVMVADRNVRVGCAASTYSVPGQPYKGYLVACNYATTNMMDHPIYASCPKAASGCKTGTNKNFPNLCSGKEQYSVNKWY; translated from the exons ATGCGAAGCTTCTCTGTATTCTTGTTCTCAGCCTCGTTGCTGGTCATTGGAGTTTATGGTCAAACCGACTATTGCTCACCCGATTTGTGTAGAAATGGCTATAGCCACATTGCCTGTCGTCACAATGGT GCTTTCGAACCATCTTGTCCTTCCGATGCTACTATGATCAATATTGATGACAAGCTCAAGAAGGTTATCGTCAAGGCTCATAACACCAAACGTAATTTGATTGCTGGAGGAGGCCATCCCAACCATGAACCTGCCTGCCGTATGGCCACCATGAAATGGGACGATGAATTGGCTAAAATTGCTGCTCTTAATGTTCGTCAATGTAAAATGGCCCACGATAAATGTCGCAACACCAAGACCTTCCAATATTCCGGTCAGAATTTGGCTTGGATGGGCTTCATGGGTAGTGCAAATGATGTTGATATGTTGAATAAGGCTGTGAATATGTGGTACGAAGAAGTCAAGGATAGCAAAATGCAATACATCAAGAAATATCCCAAGAGCTATAGTGGACC AGCAATTGGACATTTCACTGTCATGGTCGCTGATCGCAATGTTCGTGTTGGTTGTGCTGCTTCCACTTATTCCGTACCCGGTCAACCCTACAAGGGCTATTTGGTTGCTTGTAACTACGCCACCACCAATATGATGGACCATCCCATCTATGCTTCATGCCCTAAGGCTGCCTCTGGCTGTAAAACTGGCACCAATAAGAACTTCCCCAACTTGTGCTCCGGTAAAGAGCAATATTCCGTCAACAAATGGTACTAG
- the LOC142232217 gene encoding venom allergen-1-like, whose translation MQSFSVFLFSASLLVIGVYGQTDYCSPDLCRNGYSHIACRHNGAFEPSCPSDATMINIDDKLKKVIVKAHNTKRNLIAGGGHPNHEPACRMATMKWDDELAKIAALNVRQCKMAHDKCRNTKTFQYSGQNLAWMGFMGSANDVDMLNKAVNMWYEEVKDSKMQYIKKYPKSYSGPAIGHFTVMVADRNVRVGCAASTYSVPGQPYKGYLVACNYATTNMMDHPIYASCPKAASGCKTGTNKNFPNLCSAKEQYSVNKWY comes from the exons ATGCAAAGCTTCTCTGTATTCTTGTTCTCAGCCTCGTTGCTGGTCATCGGAGTTTATGGTCAAACCGACTATTGCTCACCCGATTTGTGTAGAAATGGCTATAGCCACATTGCCTGTCGTCACAATGGT GCTTTCGAACCATCATGTCCTTCCGATGCTACTATGATCAATATTGATGACAAGCTTAAGAAGGTTATCGTCAAGGCTCATAACACCAAACGTAATTTGATTGCTGGAGGAGGCCATCCCAATCATGAACCTGCCTGCCGTATGGCCACCATGAAATGGGACGATGAATTGGCTAAAATTGCTGCTCTTAATGTTCGTCAATGTAAAATGGCCCACGATAAATGTCGCAACACCAAGACCTTCCAATATTCCGGTCAGAATTTGGCTTGGATGGGCTTCATGGGTAGCGCGAATGATGTTGATATGTTGAATAAGGCTGTGAATATGTGGTACGAAGAAGTCAAGGATAGCAAAATGCAATACATCAAGAAATATCCCAAGAGCTATAGTGGACC AGCAATTGGACATTTCACTGTCATGGTCGCTGATCGCAATGTTCGTGTTGGTTGTGCTGCTTCCACTTATTCCGTACCCGGTCAACCCTACAAGGGCTATTTGGTTGCTTGTAACTACGCCACCACCAACATGATGGACCATCCCATCTATGCTTCATGCCCTAAGGCTGCCTCTGGCTGTAAAACTGGCACCAATAAGAACTTCCCCAACTTGTGCTCCGCTAAAGAGCAATATTCCGTCAACAAATGGTATTAG